Proteins found in one Drosophila busckii strain San Diego stock center, stock number 13000-0081.31 chromosome 2R, ASM1175060v1, whole genome shotgun sequence genomic segment:
- the LOC108596326 gene encoding protein RRNAD1 isoform X1, which translates to MILANFTDVQQGCQTLRKRLRRKQLCLCLSRIMLKTKLALCLLVAKKYKWLTDSYVLDFYVDNHWSKLPASWRQVLEQLPIEKLSELLQSQTNVSIVWPLELLALRQLLRTLCIGRLANIAQDELLPGCPVLEHVKLKHMFRKCVKPKKWHEITKMSAICAQSCKQLNVDYVVDFGAGVGHLARVLGFGYGINVCCLEMQAHLNAQAVTIDAKLECVAAKHLQGDDLANLRRPVHLTQRLSSTTQPAELMESIRAAFKLPNCNFKFGIIGLHPCGDLAPTLMRLFLNCPQAKFLHFASCCYQKMSNQGYPLSSSFELSYEAREIACHAAEQYEQRLSAGEYEYLKIHSFRAAAESIIAQHLPQLRHSALRNVKHAPGMSFHNYFERAIEGTALAELSGILYPAQIEKDLQYWQRIVCFYSLRLMLAPLVESVVLLDRALFLEQDGCHVRIEAIFDPLISPRNHITSALKC; encoded by the exons ATGATACTTGCCAATTTCACTGATGTGCAACAGGGCTGCCAGACATTACGAAAAAGACTCCGTCGCAAACAGCTGTGTTTATGTTTATCCCGCATtatgttgaaaacaaaattggCTCTCTGCTTGTTGGTGGCTAAAAAGTACAAATGGCTAACGGATAGCTATGTTTTG GACTTTTATGTAGACAATCATTGGAGCAAGCTGCCAGCAAGCTGGCGACAAGTTCTGGAACAGTTGCCTATTGAAAAACTTTCAGAATTAttgcaaagccaaacaaatgtgTCCATTGTATGGCCCTTGGAGCTGTTGGCATTGCGTCAATTGCTGCGCACATTGTGCATTGGTCGCTTAGCGAACATTGCACAGGATGAACTCCTGCCTGGTTGTCCAGTACTAGAGCATGTCAAGCTGAAGCACATGTTTCGCAAATGTGTAAAACCCAAGAAGTGGCACGAGATAACTAAAATGTCCGCAATATGCGCgcaaagctgcaagcaactAAACGTGGACTACGTTGTGGACTTTGGCGCAGGTGTCGGACACTTGGCGCGTGTGCTAGGATTTGGTTATGGCATcaatgtttgctgcttggAAATGCAAGCGCATTTGAATGCACAGGCTGTAACCATAGATGCTAAATTGGAGTGCGTAGCAGCTAAACACTTGCAGGGAGATGATTTGGCCAACCTCAGACGACCTGTGCATCTTACTCAACGCTTAAGCAGCACCACGCAGCCAGCAGAGTTAATGGAAAGCATAagagcagcatttaaattgcccaattgtaatttcaaatttggCATCATAGGTCTGCATCCTTGTGGCGATTTGGCGCCTACATTAATGCGCCTATTTCTCAACTGCCCACAGGCTAAATTTCTGCATTTTGCAAGCTGCTGTTACCAAAAGATGAGCAACCAAGGCTATCcactaagcagcagctttgagtTAAGCTATGAGGCACGTGAGATTGCCTGCCATGCGGCGGAGCAGTATGAGCAACGTCTGAGCGCTGGCGAATATGAGTATCTCAAGATACATTCCTTTCGTGCCGCAGCTGAGTCCATTATTGCTCAGCACCTGCCACAACTCAGGCACTCGGCACTGCGCAATGTAAAACATGCGCCTGGCATGAGCTTCCACAA TTACTTTGAGCGAGCCATTGAAGGCACTGCATTAGCTGAGCTTAGTGGCATTCTGTATCCTGCGCAAATTGAAAAGGATTTGCAATATTGGCAGCGCATTGTGTGTTTCTATTCGTTGCGTCTTATGCTGGCGCCGCTAG tggaAAGCGTTGTGCTGCTCGATCGTGCATTGTTTCTTGAGCAAGATG GCTGCCATGTGCGTATTGAAGCCATTTTTGATCCCCTCATCTCGCCCCGAAATCATATAACAAGCGCATTAAAGTGCTGA
- the LOC108596326 gene encoding protein RRNAD1 isoform X2, producing MILANFTDVQQGCQTLRKRLRRKQLCLCLSRIMLKTKLALCLLVAKKYKWLTDSYVLDFYVDNHWSKLPASWRQVLEQLPIEKLSELLQSQTNVSIVWPLELLALRQLLRTLCIGRLANIAQDELLPGCPVLEHVKLKHMFRKCVKPKKWHEITKMSAICAQSCKQLNVDYVVDFGAGVGHLARVLGFGYGINVCCLEMQAHLNAQAVTIDAKLECVAAKHLQGDDLANLRRPVHLTQRLSSTTQPAELMESIRAAFKLPNC from the exons ATGATACTTGCCAATTTCACTGATGTGCAACAGGGCTGCCAGACATTACGAAAAAGACTCCGTCGCAAACAGCTGTGTTTATGTTTATCCCGCATtatgttgaaaacaaaattggCTCTCTGCTTGTTGGTGGCTAAAAAGTACAAATGGCTAACGGATAGCTATGTTTTG GACTTTTATGTAGACAATCATTGGAGCAAGCTGCCAGCAAGCTGGCGACAAGTTCTGGAACAGTTGCCTATTGAAAAACTTTCAGAATTAttgcaaagccaaacaaatgtgTCCATTGTATGGCCCTTGGAGCTGTTGGCATTGCGTCAATTGCTGCGCACATTGTGCATTGGTCGCTTAGCGAACATTGCACAGGATGAACTCCTGCCTGGTTGTCCAGTACTAGAGCATGTCAAGCTGAAGCACATGTTTCGCAAATGTGTAAAACCCAAGAAGTGGCACGAGATAACTAAAATGTCCGCAATATGCGCgcaaagctgcaagcaactAAACGTGGACTACGTTGTGGACTTTGGCGCAGGTGTCGGACACTTGGCGCGTGTGCTAGGATTTGGTTATGGCATcaatgtttgctgcttggAAATGCAAGCGCATTTGAATGCACAGGCTGTAACCATAGATGCTAAATTGGAGTGCGTAGCAGCTAAACACTTGCAGGGAGATGATTTGGCCAACCTCAGACGACCTGTGCATCTTACTCAACGCTTAAGCAGCACCACGCAGCCAGCAGAGTTAATGGAAAGCATAagagcagcatttaaattgcccaatt GCTAA